CCTCGACCAGCCACTGCTTCATGTGCTGCTTGTCGGCCGCGTGCTTGCGCGTGCGGGCCAGCCACCAGCCGGCGCCGAGGCCGATGATGATCGTCGCGGGCAGCACGACGGGGTTGAGGATCGCGACGCCGGCGAGCGGCAACGCGGCCACCTTCCCGGCCCCGACGCCACCCGAGATGCCCATGAAGACGAGCAGCTTGTCCTCGGCCGTCGGCGGCTTCTTGTCCGGCGGGCGCAGCACCACCGGCGGCCCGCCGGCCCTGGCGAACTGCGCGCGGATGACGTCGAGCTCTTCGGGCGAGAACAGCTCCGACAGCGAGACGTTGGTGACCTGGTTCAGGCGTTGCGAAAGCAGCATCGAGATCCGCTGCGACGTCGTCTGCAGCGCGATGTCGACCTGCTGCGGCAGCGCGGCCAGCTCGTCCCGCTTGGCCGCGTCGATCAGCTGGCGGAAGTGCGTCTGCGCGTCCCGCATCTGCCGGGCGCTCTCGTGCCCGACCTCGACGCGGGTGCGCTGCACCTCGCCGCGCAGCTTCAGCTGCCAGCCGCGGGTCGACGTCCGGCGTTCGGCCTGCAGCTGGTCACGGCGTTCGCGCAGCTGCTCGGCCTCGGCCTCGCCTGCCGACAGCGCCCGGCTCTCGGCCTGCAGCTTCGCCTTCAGCTCACCCAGCGCGCTGGACAGCGCACGCAGTGTGTTCGCCTCGCCGAGCATCGCGGACCGGCCGACGAGCAGCTCCTGCAGTGCCATCTGGATCGCCGCGATGCCGGACTTCTCCCGCAGCATCGCGGCCATCTGCTCGTTGGGCGCCTTCGCCGCGGTCTCGAACATCCGCGCCGACACCGGGTGGAACACCGCGTCGGCGAAGCGCGGCGCGTGCTCGCGCAGCAGCTGCCGGTCGGCTTCCAGGATCTCGCGCCAGCCGCGGAACATGTCCATCTTGGTCAGCGCGAAGACGACGGTCTCGACGCGCTCGCCGACGTCACGCAGGAACTGCAGCTCGGTCGAGGTGAACGGCGCCGAGGCGTCGACGACGAACAGCAGCGCGGTCGCCCCCGCGGCGGCTTCCTTGGCCAGCTCGCCGTGCATCGAGTCGAGCCCGCCGACGCCCGGCGTGTCCACCAGCGAAAGCCGTTCCAGCAGCGGCACCGGACCGGTGACCTCGACGTACCGCGGCGGAATCTGGCCCGGCGGCAGCTCGTGCGCGGCGGACACCCAGTGGATCAGCTGGCCGAGGTCGATCGGCACCGGCGCGAGCTGGCCGGGGTAGCAGGCCCGCGCGCCCCAGGCGTCGGCGTGGTCGAACACGAGGTAGGTCGCGGTGGCGACGTCGGCGTCCACAGGGGACAGTCCTGGCCGCGCGAGCAGGGCGTTGACCAGCGAACTCTTCCCGCGGTTCGTCTCCCCGACGACCACGACGGCCGGCTTCTTCGGCCGCGCCTTCCGGACGTCGTCGACCCACTTGGCGGCGTCCGGATCGGCGTCGCGGACGAGGGTCAGCAGCTGGTCTCGGGTCGCGGCGACCTGCGCGGGCAGGCTCGGCGCGGTCGGTGCGCTCACGGGTTCTTCTTCGCGTAGACGGTGACGATCGGGGCGCGCAGCAGCCGGTCGTGGTCGGCGAAGCCGGTGACCTCGGTTTCCGCGACGATGCCGTCGAGCGCCGGGTCCTCGGTCGGGACGGCGCCGCCGGCTTCGTGACGCGCCGGGTCGAACCGCTCGCCGTCGGGCCGCAGGGCCTGGACGCCGATCGCGGCGAGCCCCTCTTCCAGGCGTTCGACCACGCCGCCGCTGCGGGCGCGGTCCAGCGCGTAGAGGCACATCTGGATCAGCGCGTGGCGATCGGCGAGAGCCCGCTCGAGATCGGTGACCTGCTGCAGGGGGTGCACATCGGTGTCCGACGCGACGGAACCGCGGTCGGTTCCGTCCTTGCGAAACCACGCCATGACGACAGTCTGGCGGACTCAGGCACCGTCCGGGGACGAAACGGGCCGAAGGAACCGGATCAGGATCGTCCGGAGGCCGGCGTCAGACCAGCTGGTCGATCACCTTGCGGAGGACCGCCTCCAGGCCGGGGCCGTCCTCGGCGAGCCGGGACGAGACGAGCAGCTGGTCCTCGGCCGTGCGC
This window of the Amycolatopsis balhimycina FH 1894 genome carries:
- a CDS encoding dynamin family protein; the encoded protein is MSAPTAPSLPAQVAATRDQLLTLVRDADPDAAKWVDDVRKARPKKPAVVVVGETNRGKSSLVNALLARPGLSPVDADVATATYLVFDHADAWGARACYPGQLAPVPIDLGQLIHWVSAAHELPPGQIPPRYVEVTGPVPLLERLSLVDTPGVGGLDSMHGELAKEAAAGATALLFVVDASAPFTSTELQFLRDVGERVETVVFALTKMDMFRGWREILEADRQLLREHAPRFADAVFHPVSARMFETAAKAPNEQMAAMLREKSGIAAIQMALQELLVGRSAMLGEANTLRALSSALGELKAKLQAESRALSAGEAEAEQLRERRDQLQAERRTSTRGWQLKLRGEVQRTRVEVGHESARQMRDAQTHFRQLIDAAKRDELAALPQQVDIALQTTSQRISMLLSQRLNQVTNVSLSELFSPEELDVIRAQFARAGGPPVVLRPPDKKPPTAEDKLLVFMGISGGVGAGKVAALPLAGVAILNPVVLPATIIIGLGAGWWLARTRKHAADKQHMKQWLVEAIADARSTLDQLVAEQLIEAEQQLSMALDEALGRRIDAIEGELKEVDKTIKMGAQERAKKIAIVSKRLKEVSDGRERAEAFLTRIRALRDQTA
- a CDS encoding nucleotide exchange factor GrpE, with translation MAWFRKDGTDRGSVASDTDVHPLQQVTDLERALADRHALIQMCLYALDRARSGGVVERLEEGLAAIGVQALRPDGERFDPARHEAGGAVPTEDPALDGIVAETEVTGFADHDRLLRAPIVTVYAKKNP